The genomic stretch AATCTTTAAAAGAGTCAGGATTTCTTTGAGTCGTTCTACCCACAATCGATTTCATGTTGGAAAGAAAGTCTTTGCAGACCTCTCTATTCGAATCACCCCTTTTCCACTTACCCGTTCACGATCCGTATGCTGCCGTAGTCCCCATCGACCAGGCCGGCCACCTGGTTGGCCGTCAGTACGGTCACCACGTTCAGCAGGGGATCGTCATCCTCCCCGATGGCATCCGACCCGGCGGCGCCAACATCCTCCTCATCGTCGGCCATTATAGCGCCAATCGAAGCCGTTTCGCTACAGCCTTTGGCGGAAATCATGTAGTCACTTATGTTCACAAGCTGCCCGAACGGACTACCATCCGTACTGTTTGTTGGATCATCCAAACCAAATTCGGCACTTCGGTGTTCTATTCGTTGGTTGCTGTTAGAGTGCTGCTGCTCTGTTTGGTCCAGCTTATTCAACATTCCGTCCTCTACTTTGGAGACGTTTTTCGTAACGTGAGCAGCAGGTTTTCTATTACCTTTGCTTTCCGTTCTCAGACTACTTTTACTaacactgctactgctgccagTCGCAACAGGCCTAACGTGCGTGTTCAAATGCGCCTTCAGATGATGTGATTTAGTGAATCGTTTTCCACAATTTGGACAGCTGTAAATTAACGTTGAAGAGTGGGTATTTACAACGGAGCTAGACCGATTAAGATTGTTCAACTTACGAGTATTTTTTGACGCCGGTGTGGATTAACATGTGACTGTTGAGGACGTGGGAATAGGTGAAACTTTTGTCACAAACATCACAGGTGTATGGTCTGCAAATGAGAAActcgaaaaaacaaaactaaaaaaaaatatctaagacACCAACCTTTCTCCCGTGTGTGTTCGTTCGTGTTTGATTTTACTGCCAAAATCGGAAAATTGTCGCTCACAGTATTTACACTTGTACGGTTTAGCGCCTGaaggaaatagaaaaaactatttttatcaACCATGGTTCCTAACTTACTCCTAGTGCCCCGTACATACCCGTATGTGTCCGCATGTGTCGCCGCAACTCGAACGGCACAACGAAAGCCTTGTCGCAGTCCGTACACTTGTACGGTTTATCCCCCCGGTGTCTTCGCAGATGAGTCTCCAAGGCGTGCTTGTATTTATACGATCGCTGGCACAGCTTACACACATGCCGCTGCTTGGGGGTTTTCAAGTTCCGCTTCACCCGAATAACCGTCTCCAGCGATCCATCGGGACCCGGTTTTGTGATGATATTCTCAATCGTAGGTTTCTCCTCGTTCGGAACGTTTGCCTTCCGGATTGTTTGTATAGTTTTGATCAAATTCGACTGAACTTGCATCGAACCCAACCTGCCTGTAGTTAGAGTTTTAGTTGCTCTCACTTGTGGAAACTTTCTGAAGTATCCCTTGCTGTCTTCTTCGTCACACTAAAATCGCAAAACAAAAATTAGAGCTAAAGTTAACGAACACAATGAAAACTCACTAGAACTTCCCAATCCTCTTCGTCTTGCTCGCGTTTGATGCTCGCCAGCTCGTCCAACAGATCATCTTCCTTATCGACGTCAACCAGTTCCGTTACAAAGAACATATCGACACTGCTGTCGTCAGGTGTTTTTCCACTATCGACAGTGTGAGTATGCTCTTCGACCCCCAGTTCATTAATCAACTCTGACCGCACAACGGTCCCTTCGTCCGTGCCCGGTTGCACTTCGTCAGCGCTTTCCATCCGGAACGATAAAGGCGGCAAAGCATCGTCATACGTTATCAACGAATCCACATCGTCGTCatccggcggcggcggcggtgaTTCTGGTTCGTCTGCAGTGGAAGATTCGTCACAATCAACTCTCTCAACCCCAACCGGTATTAATTCCGCTCGGGGGCGTCCATAAATGATTGTCTCCCCATTGTTCTCCCGAAGTATCGCTTGCCCCCGGGACACCAACTTAACGTTCAATCCCGAAGGTGGTTTATAGCTGTACATCACATCCGAACTGATCGGAATCTGTATCTCCGACGAGCAGTTCGAATTCTCGTCCATTTCGATCTCACTTATTTTGTCGTCGACCGTAGCCTCCCGGTACGATTGCAAAATCGCATCGGAACTTTCGCAGTTGATTCGAAACCGATAGGCCACATCCAGCTCTCGAATGCACATGGTGCAGATTATCTCCGGTAGAGAATCATTCTGCCGAATCACGACACTGCTGCACTGCATCACCTTAGCGCAGTAGCTCAGCTTCGATTCCGGGCAAATTTCGAACAGCGATCGGAATTCACCCTCGCGAAGGCAAATCCGGCACGTAAAATTCCATTCTGGATTCAGTGACATTTGAGTAGTGATCGGATAATTCGAGGATTATCTCACCGGTTTTGATAGAGCCTAGAGGCTACATTAAAAATCGTTTAATTTAACTACAGCAGAAAACAGGAGTTTATAAACACTCGAGCGTTGTTTATTTACGTTTCGAAATCCTCTTCAATCTTATTACTGTCATTTGACAACTTAGCGCGGTGGGGTGTAAAGGGTAAAATGGAGAACGAGTTTTCAGGAATGAGCAAAAAATGTAACCGGGACTCTCCCAGAGTaattccggactacttcgtgattagggcgaaaTTTACAATGACATCAAAACTCAAAAGaggtaaacaaagttttcactcaCAAATTTAAATCCTAATTAACGATTGAACAatatacagtcgtcgttcgataactgcaacatgtttacattgcagttatcgaatgccgttccaTAACTGCAAGTGCAACACTtcacacatgccaaaatttagaggagTCCGTCACTTCCATTTTTGCTTTCAATGATGtc from Wyeomyia smithii strain HCP4-BCI-WySm-NY-G18 chromosome 3, ASM2978416v1, whole genome shotgun sequence encodes the following:
- the LOC129732058 gene encoding zinc finger protein with KRAB and SCAN domains 3-like — translated: MSLNPEWNFTCRICLREGEFRSLFEICPESKLSYCAKVMQCSSVVIRQNDSLPEIICTMCIRELDVAYRFRINCESSDAILQSYREATVDDKISEIEMDENSNCSSEIQIPISSDVMYSYKPPSGLNVKLVSRGQAILRENNGETIIYGRPRAELIPVGVERVDCDESSTADEPESPPPPPDDDDVDSLITYDDALPPLSFRMESADEVQPGTDEGTVVRSELINELGVEEHTHTVDSGKTPDDSSVDMFFVTELVDVDKEDDLLDELASIKREQDEEDWEVLCDEEDSKGYFRKFPQVRATKTLTTGRLGSMQVQSNLIKTIQTIRKANVPNEEKPTIENIITKPGPDGSLETVIRVKRNLKTPKQRHVCKLCQRSYKYKHALETHLRRHRGDKPYKCTDCDKAFVVPFELRRHMRTHTGAKPYKCKYCERQFSDFGSKIKHERTHTGERPYTCDVCDKSFTYSHVLNSHMLIHTGVKKYSCPNCGKRFTKSHHLKAHLNTHVRPVATGSSSSVSKSSLRTESKGNRKPAAHVTKNVSKVEDGMLNKLDQTEQQHSNSNQRIEHRSAEFGLDDPTNSTDGSPFGQLVNISDYMISAKGCSETASIGAIMADDEEDVGAAGSDAIGEDDDPLLNVVTVLTANQVAGLVDGDYGSIRIVNGSTIKLQYATTQILSDSDYNNRLMRTC